In Chlorobiota bacterium, the sequence TTCTTCGATAGCGCGGGTGATATTGTCGAACACCGGCTTCATAATTTCGGCCTGCAGCTTCTCATATTCTCCGCCGGGAGCGTACTTCGTTCTGCGGAATTCGGTAAGCTGGGCTTGGACGTTCGCCAGCTTGGCTTCGGCATCTTTCCGTTCTTGCTGGCTCCAGATCAGCCTGTTGGTCTCGATCTCATTTCGCAATTTTTTCTGTTCCCCTTCCATCCGCTCAATTTCGCGAAGCCATCCGGCTTGGATTTCGCCCAGCCGGGTTTGGGCCGCGCTGGCTTCCGGTAAATTAAGCAGGATAAGATCGCTTGCTACATAGCCAACTTTTTGGGCGTATGCGTTGGTGGCCATCACGGAAGTGATGGCCACAATTGCAAGCATTGCGCGAAAAAGGTTATTGGGATTCACGGCTTAAATAGTCTAGAACTTTAAACGTGATGTTGACGGTAG encodes:
- a CDS encoding OmpH family outer membrane protein produces the protein MLAIVAITSVMATNAYAQKVGYVASDLILLNLPEASAAQTRLGEIQAGWLREIERMEGEQKKLRNEIETNRLIWSQQERKDAEAKLANVQAQLTEFRRTKYAPGGEYEKLQAEIMKPVFDNITRAIEEEAKSQKMDIVFDKSSTSAAIFYANPQVDLSIAVLKRLGVSADAIKLPEGVEVSSSTDKSPSLDPNELLKDLQKGVNIDPNKILNGEGERTSP